Proteins encoded by one window of Lycium barbarum isolate Lr01 chromosome 11, ASM1917538v2, whole genome shotgun sequence:
- the LOC132616783 gene encoding uncharacterized protein LOC132616783 isoform X1 gives MSTSLKEYLKKYESNNEEEKKKQKKKKKVKPNVKGVGVVVVDEDPVWQKPVKIEDEEDESAGEELPQVNEDIEVKRMKRLEQLRARRPFGSVSEDGSGWVSVPCTSNNNDQVSDLSPPRKRLSRNDSPSPEPQFTSSSPAAGYLSPPRRPRARNDTPSPERGPRKRSARNDTPSPEPQLKPSSARDADMSPPRKRKPLSTGFVDISPPRRRRARNDTPEPDMKSLSSRDVDISPPRRRRTRNDIPSPEPKGRPSSDLSPPRRRQKYDQSLSDISDVSPPRRGSRAQGDLRADQATDLSPPRKKKDQNASDVDLSPRRKARPHSPTTKQGPKTGLVSGKDIKEEIDKTKKEDWLRFQEMDPSISGRGAEAVYRDKITGKRMSKEEFLKNKKKKEEKEKPKEIKIEWGKGLAQKREMEVRLQELESEKDKPFARSRDDPELDVMLKERVRWGDPMAHLVKKKQLEPILRDFGDNEKMKESGFIIPQEIPSHSWIKRGLDAAPNRYGIRPGRHWDGVDRSTGYEKEMFKRTNEKQATEREAYLWSVSDM, from the exons ATGTCTACCTCGTTGAAGGAGTACCTAAAAAAATATGAAAGCAacaatgaagaggaaaagaagaaacagaagaaaaagaagaaggtgAAACCTAATGTAAAAGGTGTCGGTGTGGTTGTCGTTGATGAAGATCCTGTTTGGCAAAAGCCGGTAAAAATTGAAGATGAAGAGGATGAGTCAGCGG GCGAAGAGCTGCCTCAGGTAAATGAAGATATCGAAGTTAAGCGGATGAAGAGATTGGAACAGCTTAGAGCTAGACGTCCATTCGGTTCCGTTTCAGAAGATGGAAGCGGTTGGGTATCTGTTCCATGTACTTCTAATAATAATGACCAAGTTTCTGATTTGTCCCCGCCACGGAAAAGACTCAGTCGAAATGATAGTCCCTCACCAGAACCTCAATTTACCTCATCAAGTCCCGCAGCTGGTTATTTATCACCACCACGTAGACCAAGGGCTCGAAATGATACACCCTCTCCTGAACGTGGGCCCCGCAAACGTAGTGCCAGGAATGATACACCTTCACCTGAACCCCAGTTGAAGCCTTCAAGTGCAAGAGATGCTGATATGTCACCACCACGTAAAAGGAAGCCTTTGAGCACTGGATTTGTTGATATTTCACCACCACGTAGACGAAGGGCCCGGAATGATACACCTGAACCTGATATGAAGTCTTTGAGCAGTAGAGATGTGGATATCTCACCACCAAGGCGACGTAGGACTCGAAATGATATCCCTTCACCAGAACCCAAAGGCAGACCTTCTTCTGATTTGTCACCACCAAGACGGAGGCAAAAGTATGACCAAAGTCTTTCAGATATCTCTGATGTTTCTCCTCCTCGACGAGGTTCCCGAGCTCAAGGTGATTTGAGAGCCGATCAAGCTACAGATCTGTCGCCCCCCAGGAAAAAGAAGGACCAAAATGCATCAGACGTAGACCTTTCTCCCCGTAGGAAGGCACGTCCACATTCGCCCACTACAAAGCAGGGGCCAAAGACTGGTTTGGTTAGTGGcaaagatatcaaagaagaaattgATAAGACAAAGAAGGAAGACTGGTTGAG GTTTCAGGAAATGGATCCTTCGATTAGTGGCCGAGGGGCTGAAGCAGTATATCGGGATAAAATTACAG GAAAACGAATGTCAAAGGAGGAGTTCttgaagaacaagaagaagaaggaagagaaGGAGAAGCCAAAG GAAATAAAAATTGAATGGGGAAAGGGCTTGGCTCAAAAGCGCGAGATGGAGGTTAGGCTTCAGGAACTAGAAAGTGAGAAGGACAAGCCATTTGCGCGGAGCAG AGATGATCCAGAACTCGACGTAATGCTGAAAGAAAGAGTTCGATGGGGTGACCCCATGGCACATCTGGTTAAG AAAAAGCAGTTGGAGCCAATTCTGCGGGACTTTGGGGATAATGAGAAAATGAAGGAGTCAGGTTTTATAATCCCTCAGGAGATCCCTTCTCACAGCTGGATAAAAAGAGGATTGGATGCAGCACCCAATCGTTATGGTATAAGGCCAGGGCGACACTGGGATGGGGTCGACCGAAGTACAG GATATGAGAAGGAGATGTTCAAGAGGACGAATGAGAAACAAGCAACCGAAAGGGAAGCATATCTGTGGTCTGTGTCCGACATGTGA
- the LOC132616783 gene encoding uncharacterized protein LOC132616783 isoform X2, which produces MKRMSQRVMYYFKGEELPQVNEDIEVKRMKRLEQLRARRPFGSVSEDGSGWVSVPCTSNNNDQVSDLSPPRKRLSRNDSPSPEPQFTSSSPAAGYLSPPRRPRARNDTPSPERGPRKRSARNDTPSPEPQLKPSSARDADMSPPRKRKPLSTGFVDISPPRRRRARNDTPEPDMKSLSSRDVDISPPRRRRTRNDIPSPEPKGRPSSDLSPPRRRQKYDQSLSDISDVSPPRRGSRAQGDLRADQATDLSPPRKKKDQNASDVDLSPRRKARPHSPTTKQGPKTGLVSGKDIKEEIDKTKKEDWLRFQEMDPSISGRGAEAVYRDKITGKRMSKEEFLKNKKKKEEKEKPKEIKIEWGKGLAQKREMEVRLQELESEKDKPFARSRDDPELDVMLKERVRWGDPMAHLVKKKQLEPILRDFGDNEKMKESGFIIPQEIPSHSWIKRGLDAAPNRYGIRPGRHWDGVDRSTGYEKEMFKRTNEKQATEREAYLWSVSDM; this is translated from the exons ATGAAGAGGATGAGTCAGCGGGTAATGTATTATTTCAAAG GCGAAGAGCTGCCTCAGGTAAATGAAGATATCGAAGTTAAGCGGATGAAGAGATTGGAACAGCTTAGAGCTAGACGTCCATTCGGTTCCGTTTCAGAAGATGGAAGCGGTTGGGTATCTGTTCCATGTACTTCTAATAATAATGACCAAGTTTCTGATTTGTCCCCGCCACGGAAAAGACTCAGTCGAAATGATAGTCCCTCACCAGAACCTCAATTTACCTCATCAAGTCCCGCAGCTGGTTATTTATCACCACCACGTAGACCAAGGGCTCGAAATGATACACCCTCTCCTGAACGTGGGCCCCGCAAACGTAGTGCCAGGAATGATACACCTTCACCTGAACCCCAGTTGAAGCCTTCAAGTGCAAGAGATGCTGATATGTCACCACCACGTAAAAGGAAGCCTTTGAGCACTGGATTTGTTGATATTTCACCACCACGTAGACGAAGGGCCCGGAATGATACACCTGAACCTGATATGAAGTCTTTGAGCAGTAGAGATGTGGATATCTCACCACCAAGGCGACGTAGGACTCGAAATGATATCCCTTCACCAGAACCCAAAGGCAGACCTTCTTCTGATTTGTCACCACCAAGACGGAGGCAAAAGTATGACCAAAGTCTTTCAGATATCTCTGATGTTTCTCCTCCTCGACGAGGTTCCCGAGCTCAAGGTGATTTGAGAGCCGATCAAGCTACAGATCTGTCGCCCCCCAGGAAAAAGAAGGACCAAAATGCATCAGACGTAGACCTTTCTCCCCGTAGGAAGGCACGTCCACATTCGCCCACTACAAAGCAGGGGCCAAAGACTGGTTTGGTTAGTGGcaaagatatcaaagaagaaattgATAAGACAAAGAAGGAAGACTGGTTGAG GTTTCAGGAAATGGATCCTTCGATTAGTGGCCGAGGGGCTGAAGCAGTATATCGGGATAAAATTACAG GAAAACGAATGTCAAAGGAGGAGTTCttgaagaacaagaagaagaaggaagagaaGGAGAAGCCAAAG GAAATAAAAATTGAATGGGGAAAGGGCTTGGCTCAAAAGCGCGAGATGGAGGTTAGGCTTCAGGAACTAGAAAGTGAGAAGGACAAGCCATTTGCGCGGAGCAG AGATGATCCAGAACTCGACGTAATGCTGAAAGAAAGAGTTCGATGGGGTGACCCCATGGCACATCTGGTTAAG AAAAAGCAGTTGGAGCCAATTCTGCGGGACTTTGGGGATAATGAGAAAATGAAGGAGTCAGGTTTTATAATCCCTCAGGAGATCCCTTCTCACAGCTGGATAAAAAGAGGATTGGATGCAGCACCCAATCGTTATGGTATAAGGCCAGGGCGACACTGGGATGGGGTCGACCGAAGTACAG GATATGAGAAGGAGATGTTCAAGAGGACGAATGAGAAACAAGCAACCGAAAGGGAAGCATATCTGTGGTCTGTGTCCGACATGTGA
- the LOC132619087 gene encoding uncharacterized protein LOC132619087 yields the protein MESYYSASNRALHFKSSPRVKQIRKSGYEPSDTDTDWQESPSLELNLENVLTFDVSLNRRRLSKSPYKSWRHEGDVQFPRLDLQKQSVSRNVSPFSKSEYRKPPNVRRNVSPFSKSEYRRRHDTQSFSSSNRKQNNNEGAVTARANYSHRALYDTSRDRSRVEKENSHKSEPSGGEMNVMLANAKSSRGLNNAISLNTNNMFRSTESISPSDIFFTKGCSVFTQSSKFDPMPRASSDRNVSSVNKINQNGIRIISSSTILNSSSTISRQSSNLSRSAKKFTVKRQVKSQKEAWCSCIKKGYSCRNSRKDQSPERGRHIDEASLIEKAFVVERLRQFWADKYQPASLEGFTYHKQQALLLSHLVSSNEPLPHILLKGPSGSGKRALSMALLLEIYGDAICNEMRAMQVVVPVSSSPHHVELNVHLEPNARYALMALVQQISSEYALASEISRLNMKADSKVIVLYDVDKAVENMQHLIKWIMDCYSDACKLILLCESGASIIELVKSRCTTIEVEAPLTHEIMEVLIEIARKEDLELSRGFAAKIATKSKQNLRRAIMALEACKAHYYPFAEDQPISVGWEEAVVELAAEILADPTQTRLFSIRGKFQKLLVEFVHPKLILLKLVEQFLKKVDAGLKRQIYYWHAYYDKRLPIGTSALLKLEEFVAKFMSIYRKQSGNIHQLP from the exons ATGGAGAGTTATTATTCAGCTTCAAACAGAGCCTTACATTTTAAAAGTTCACCACGTGTGAAGCAAATTAGGAAAAGCGGATACGAGCCATCCGACACAGACACCGATTGGCAGGAAAGTCCAAGCCTGGAATTGAATCTTGAAAATGTATTAACGTTTGATGTGAGTTTAAATCGTAGAAGGCTTAGCAAGTCCCCTTATAAATCATGGAGACACGAAGGTGATGTTCAATTTCCCCGACTTGATCTACAAAAACAAAGTGTTAGTAGAAATGTGAGCCCCTTTTCAAAATCCGAGTATCGCAAACCACCAAATGTTCGTAGAAATGTCAGTCCCTTTTCAAAATCTGAATACCGACGCAGACATGATACGCAAAGTTTTTCGAGTTCAAATAGGAAGCAAAATAATAATGAGGGTGCAGTTACTGCCAGAGCAAATTATAGTCACAG GGCTCTTTACGACACTTCCAGGGATCGAAGCAGAGtagaaaaggaaaattcgcacAAAAGTGAACCTTCAGGAGGTGAAATGAATGTAATGTTAGCCAATGCAAAGAGCTCAAGAGGCCTCAATAATGCCATTAGTCTTAATACTAATAATATGTTTCGAAGTACTGAATCTATTTCACCAAGTGATATTTTTTTTACTAAGGGGTGTTCTGTTTTCACCCAATCAAGCAAGTTCGATCCAATGCCCCGAGCATCGAGTGATAGGAATGTCAGTTCTGTCAACAAAATCAATCAGAACGGCATTAGGATTATTTCATCTAGTACAATTCTGAACTCGAGCTCTACTATAAGTAGGCAGAGCAGTAATCTAAGTAGAAGTGCGAAAAAGTTCACAGTAAAAAGGCAAGTTAAGAGTCAAAAAGAAGCATGGTGTTCTTGTATCAAGAAAGGATATTCATgtagaaattcaagaaaagatcAATCTCCCGAAAGAGGGAGGCATATCGATGAAGCTTCGTTAATTGAGAAGGCATTTGTTGTTGAAAGATTGAGACAATTCTGGGCGGATAAGTATCAACCTGCTTCATTGGAGGGATTCACTTACCACAAGCAACAAGCTTTACTACTTAGTCATCTT GTATCTTCAAATGAACCACTCCCACACATCTTGTTAAAGGGTCCTTCAGGATCTGGAAAAAGAGCACTCTCAATGGCTCTTCTGCTTGAAATCTATGGAGATGCAATTTGCAAT GAAATGAGGGCAATGCAAGTTGTTGTACCAGTAAGCTCAAGTCCTCACCATGTGGAGCTAAATGTTCATTTGGAGCCTAATGCTAGATATGCATTAATGGCTTTGGTTCAGCAAATAAGTAGTGAATATGCACTGGCCTCAGAAATAAGCAGACTTAATATGAAGGCAGATTCCAAAG TAATAGTTCTTTATGATGTGGATAAAGCTGTTGAGAATATGCAGCACTTAATAAAATGGATCATGGACTGTTATTCAGATGCTTGTAAGCTTATTCTCTTGTGTGAAAGTGGTGCATCTATAATTGAGCTAGTGAAAAGTCGCTGCACAACTATTGAAGTAGAAGCTCCCTTAACTCATGAA ATCATGGAAGTTCTCATTGAAATAGCAAGAAAGGAAGACCTTGAATTATCTAGAGGCTTTGCTGCTAAGATAGCTACCAAATCAAAGCAAAACTTGCGCAGGGCAATTATGGCTCTTGAAGCATGCAAAGCACACTA CTATCCGTTTGCGGAGGATCAACCAATCTCAGTAGGATGGGAAGAAGCTGTAGTAGAACTTGCAGCAGAGATTCTAGCTGATCCAACTCAAACAAG GTTATTCTCTATTCGAGGCAAGTTCCAAAAACTTCTGGTGGAGTTTGTGCACCCAAAACTTATTCTCCTG AAACTCGTTGAACAATTCCTCAAGAAGGTTGATGCAGGTTTAAAAAGGCAAATATATTATTGGCATGCTTATTAT GACAAAAGACTCCCGATTGGAACAAGCGCTCTATTAAAATTAGAAG AATTCGTAGCAAAATTTATGAGCATATACAGGAAACAATCAGGCAACATTCACCAGTTACCCTAA